Sequence from the Saccharopolyspora pogona genome:
TCGTCCTCGCCGCCCTTGCCGCGCTGGCCGGCACCACCCATGCCGCCCATCGCGCCCCGTCCGGCACCGGCACCTCGAGCACCTGCACCGCCGGCCGCACCGGCACCGAGTCCGCCGACACCCGCACGGCCACCACCGGCCATGCCACCGGCACCGGCACCCAGACCGCCGGCCATGCCACCGACCATCCCGGCACCACCGGCGCCGCCGCCGGGGAGACCACCACCGGCACCACCGCCGGGGAGCCCGGTTCCGCCACCGCCGGGGAGCCCGGGCTGATCGGCCCACTGGCTACCGGTTCCGGAAGGCGTGGTGTAGCCGCCTCCGGGGATACGGCTACCAAGATTGTTGGGGTCGTACGCCCCGACGGGGAGCCCGTCGTCGGGAATGCCACCGCCGGGAATACCACCGACGGGAATACCGGTACCGATGCCACCGCCGGGAAGCTTCCCCGTCCCGCCGCCCGGAATCCCGCCGCCCGGAATCCCGCTGCCGGATCCACCACCGGGCTTGCCGGGACCTCCACCGCCCCATTCCGTGGGGGGCGGCGGCGGCACCGGCGGCGGCTCCTTGGTGTTGCCGTCCGGCCCCTTGTACTGCGGCATCTTCGCGTCGACCTGGGTGAGCGTGGGGCTGTAGACGCGCGCCATCGTCTCCTGCGCGGCCTTCTCCGCCTGCTCCTGCTCCTCCATCTGGCTGAGCGCGTTGATGCCACCGCCGGCGATACCGAACGGAATCGAAGCGGAAGCGGCCTCACCCCAGCTGAAGCCCTGGGGCTTCT
This genomic interval carries:
- a CDS encoding PPE domain-containing protein, with amino-acid sequence MGLLSTLDNAGSRVFGWESAAEEDRKKHGEEASRVAQQQQNQLAQQNSGLNVTSYDSPAITQCLNWSGFSHGQIYQTNQESIDQGKVGEVAEAWKKLATGLRERGENYATDLANIVDGGWEGEAASNAREVGKPASDWMKASADAFEMTGNNLHAAGEAAGQASKMVEKPQGFSWGEAASASIPFGIAGGGINALSQMEEQEQAEKAAQETMARVYSPTLTQVDAKMPQYKGPDGNTKEPPPVPPPPPTEWGGGGPGKPGGGSGSGIPGGGIPGGGTGKLPGGGIGTGIPVGGIPGGGIPDDGLPVGAYDPNNLGSRIPGGGYTTPSGTGSQWADQPGLPGGGGTGLPGGGAGGGLPGGGAGGAGMVGGMAGGLGAGAGGMAGGGRAGVGGLGAGAAGGAGARGAGAGRGAMGGMGGAGQRGKGGEDEEHERPSWLEEQDDIWMNDMPKTAPPVLGE